A stretch of Aspergillus nidulans FGSC A4 chromosome VI DNA encodes these proteins:
- a CDS encoding uncharacterized protein (transcript_id=CADANIAT00009720): protein MFESVYTIVLHGNDGTGKSTLTLALRAAGEVVYARGDEDPALEDTLVVRSFDRFTLQLADDDRVSLPESYTDRDGVHRRIVRIILDADLPVLQARLANRPSTDKWESEKALFYFRARFLELAAFYGLPVVDTGKKGVNGTVSDIIALARNPKALAVFSMLALRTLTPNDIASLARPRAVIPGVDYAQRLEEIIAIECGETSIFTPEDVRAQCLRDPGLVHALVNHYDNLHDANVPLRLRLVVEGESKQIYKVETPLTRHFDNRILVFLKPTIYSHSKQATAEIAGLGAIRAAGSRLFLEMLHRAGISHTYDGLNVHGLIWARSTEITQIETVYKGLCAGTDRHSFFGMVTDPKVTLPTGQYKRGPYVRFDWRNPNHTYKGINPATHPFYHLMEASVGKDVFYDNYLTGRAKPLGDKCVPEELVHGVQDVEASVDWTMRIFFTIQYYLHQIGLEVQDGCVMLDPTGRTMWSEINQDCMRIKWREVTNANGQDAFDKDVWRAGGSSAEEAILDKWTQLNSLLHAHLRAAHSTSTRWSPLLADKTLTLTPRYRALYERLAAHDRSRLRSESASEATSERLLALMQEHIWQLTAAISPHNAHEEAKTMVRLTNTYARRVGLAPAQVCALTDSDADAVLARPATPIGSKAIGVTANKYAGKTDVFALAELGVKLVRPEGRCLRVDYEIVDAAKFTKAFGEGMSVHFVPTRPKDMPGLLVQGMLDGAVTYSSVMDNFPTVARLVASAPDTDISLALIGRRGRQIDPRAWTADKPARIVAEHVRMVRTFFAGLGVPPDTYEIQRVLGSSESYLVNDPRETYLLCDAIIATGGTLQANDLDVWQVVKSKGDIVVGLYQRL, encoded by the exons ATGTTCGAGTCGGTCTATACTATCGTTCTCCACGGCAACGACGGCACCGGGAAATCTACTCTCACCCTCGCCCTCAGGGCGGCCGGTGAGGTCGTCTATGCTCGTGGTGACGAAGATCCCGCACTCGAAGATACCCTCGTCGTTAGGTCCTTCGACAGATTCACGTTACAACTTGCCGACGACGACCGTGTTTCTCTCCCCGAATCGTACACGGACAGAGATGGAGTACACCGCAGAATCGTACGGATTATCCTTGATGCAGACCTCCCCGTTCTTCAAGCGCGGCTCGCGAACCGGCCAAGCACGGACAAGTGGGAGTCCGAAAAAGCCCTCTTTTACTTCCGCGCGCGGTTCCTT GAATTGGCCGCGTTCTACGGTCTGCCCGTCGTGGATACCGGAAAGAAGGGAGTCAACGGAACTGTCTCTGACATCATTGCTCTCGCCCGCAACCCCAAGGCCCTCGCGGTATTCTCCATGCTTGCCTTGCGCACACTGACTCCTAACGACATCGCTTCCTTGGCCAGGCCCCGTGCGGTGATCCCGGGCGTGGACTACGCCcagcggctggaggagatcaTCGCTATTGAGTGCGGCGAGACGTCAATCTTCACGCCCGAAGACGTCCGCGCCCAATGCCTTCGAGACCCTGGTCTCGTGCATGCGCTCGTGAATCACTACGACAATTTACATGATGCAAATGTTCCGCTGCGCCTTCGTCTGGTCGTCGAGGGCGAGTCGAAGCAAATTTACAAGGTCGAGACGCCCCTGACCCGCCACTTTGACAATcgcattctcgtcttcctcaagcCGACCATTTACTCGCACAGCAAGCAGGCGACGGCGGAAATTGCAGGTCTCGGCGCAATCCGTGCAGCCGGCTCCCGTCTCTTCCTTGAGATGCTCCATCGCGCAGGAATCAGCCATACGTACGACGGCCTGAACGTGCATGGGCTCATCTGGGCGCGCAGCACCGAGATTACGCAGATCGAGACCGTGTACAAAGGACTCTGCGCGGGAACAGACAGGCACTCCTTCTTCGGCATGGTCACCGATCCCAAAGTTACGCTGCCGACGGGCCAGTATAAGCGCGGGCCATACGTCCGCTTCGACTGGCGGAACCCGAACCACACGTACAAGGGCATTAATCCTGCGACGCACCCGTTCTACCATCTCATGGAAGCGTCCGTCGGCAAGGATGTCTTCTACGATAACTACCTCACTGGGCGCGCAAAGCCGCTTGGGGACAAGTGTGTACCGGAGGAGCTCGTGCACGGCGTGCAGGACGTCGAGGCGTCCGTGGACTGGACGATGCGCATCTTCTTCACTATCCAATACTACCTTCATCAGATCGGGCTCGAGGTTCAGGACGGCTGTGTCATGCTCGATCCGACCGGGCGTACGATGTGGTCTGAGATCAACCAGGACTGCATGCGCATCAAGTGGCGCGAGGTCACCAATGCAAACGGCCAAGACGCGTTCGACAAGGACGTCTGGCGCGCGGGGGGCAGCTCTGCAGAAGAGGCCATCCTCGATAAGTGGACCCAGCTCAACAGCCTGCTCCACGCGCACCTGCGGGCCGCCCATTCCACGAGCACGAGATGGTCACCCC TGCTCGCGGACAAAACTCTTACACTCACGCCGCGGTACCGGGCGCTGTACGAACGTCTTGCCGCGCATGATCGCTCACGCCTGCGGTCAGAGTCCGCGTCCGAGGCCACGTCCGAGCGTCTGCTCGCGCTCATGCAGGAGCACATCTGGCAGCTCACCGCCGCCATCTCACCTCACAACGCGCATgaggaagcgaagacgaTGGTCCGACTCACGAACACGTACGCGCGCCGAGTCGGGCTGGCCCCGGCGCAAGTGTGCGCACTCACTGACTCGGACGCGGACGCCGTCCTCGCGCGACCAGCCACACCGATTGGCTCCAAGGCGATTGGCGTGACAGCGAACAAGTATGCAGGCAAGACGGACGTTTTTGCGCTCGCGGAGCTGGGCGTCAAGCTCGTCCGCCCCGAGGGCCGCTGCCTGCGCGTCGACTACGAGATTGTCGACGCAGCCAAGTTCACCAAAGCGTTCGGCGAGGGCATGAGCGTGCACTTCGTGCCTACCAGGCCAAAGGACATGCCGGGCCTCCTCGTGCAGGGCATGCTCGACGGCGCGGTGACTTACAGCTCAGTGATGGACAATTTCCCGACTGTCGCGCGGCTCGTTGCTTCAGCGCCAGACACGGACATTTCGCTCGCGCTCATTGGCCGGCGTGGTCGGCAGATCGACCCGCGCGCGTGGACCGCGGATAAGCCCGCGCGAATCGTGGCCGAGCATGTGCGCATGGTGCGAACATTCTTTGCTGGCCTCGGCGTCCCACCAGATACGTACGAGATCCAGCGCGTACTCGGCTCCTCCGAGTCATACCTCGTCAACGACCCGCGCGAGACATACCTTCTCTGCGATGCTATCATAGCTACCGGTGGCACCCTCCAAGCGAATGATCTTGACGTCTGGCAGGTCGTGAAAAGCAAGGGTGATATCGTCGTTGGCCTCTATCAGCGACTGTGA
- a CDS encoding uncharacterized protein (transcript_id=CADANIAT00009721), with translation MVEQQTDKDKRLGITWYNLIVKGIATDAAFHDNVGSQFNIPARVKGSRAKPLLRTIIDNSHGCVKPGEMLLVLGRPGAGCTSLLKILANRRLGYAQVTGEVRYGSMTADEAKPYRGQIVMNTEEELFFPTLTVQQTIDFATRMKVPHHLHSNSTKARFQQFNRDFLLRSMGIEHTRDTKVGNEFVRGISGGERKRVSIIETMATRGSVFCWDNSTRGLDASTAMEYIRCMRAMTEVLGLSSIVTLYQAGNGIYDLFDKVLILDEGKQTFYGPLHQAKPFMEELGFLYSDGANIADYLTSVTVPTERRVKPDMESRYPRNAEELRSYYEATQLKRKMALEYNYPISAEAAEATKNFQEAVHSEKSPALSRRSPLTVSFSTQVKSAVIRQYQLLWGDKVTFLIPQGLNFVQALITGSLFYNAPKNSSGLPFKSGSLFFAILLNSLLSMSEVTNSFAARPVLAKHRGFALNHPAAFCFAQIAADVPLILTQVTLFALPVYWMTGLKATGEAFMIYWITTISVTMCMTALFRAIGAAFSSFDAASKVSGFLMSALIMYTGFLLPKPSMHPWFSWIFWINPLAYGYEAILSNEFHGQLIPCVNNNLVPNGPGYTNSEFQACTGIRGVPAGASVITGDQYLQGLSYSHAHVWRNFGIMWAWWVLFVILTVYFTSNWSQVSGNSGYLVIPREKAKKTKHLTMDEEAQPGLDLHDSSHRGGTSPIDDEKGSHTNSSSKVDAQLIRNTSIFTWKGLSYTVKTPSGDRVLLDNVQGWVKPGMLGALMGSSGAGKTTLLDVLAQRKTEGTIRGSILVDGRDLPVSFQRSAGYCEQLDVHEPLSTVREALEFSALLRQSRDTPVVQKLKYVDTIIDLLEMHDIENTLIGTTAAGLSVEQRKRLTIGVELVSKPSILIFLDEPSSGLDGQAAFNIVRFLRKLADVGQAVLVTIHQPSASLFAQFDTLLLLAKGGKTVYFGDIGHNGATVKEYFGRNGAPCPQNTNPAEHMIDVVSGSLSVGKDWNEVWLTSPEYTAMTQELDRIIMEAASKPPGTLDDGHEFATPIWTQLKLVTNRNNASLWRNTDYINNKFMLHVISGLLNGFSFWKLGNSVADLQMRLFTIFNFIFVAPGVMAQLQPLFLERRDIYEAREKKSKMYHWSAFATGLVVSELPYLVLCAVLYYVTWYYTVGFPSGSDKAGAVFFVMLMYEFIYTGIGQAIAVYAPNAVFAILVNPLVIGILVFFCGVYVPYSQIHEVWRYWLYYLNPFNYLMGSMLVFTTFDAPVHCERSELAVFNTPDGQTCGEYLADYMQGLGSRTNLLNPNDTQDCKVCQYRTGSDYLYTINLKDYFYGWRDAAIVALFAVSSYACVYALM, from the exons ATGGTCGAGCAGCAGACGGACAAGGATAAACGACTCGGCATCACTTGGTACAACCTGATTGTCAAGGGCATTGCAACGGACGCAGCATTTCATGATAATGTCGGCAGCCAATTCAATATTCCTGCGCGTGTCAAGGGAAGCCGGGCAAAGCCCCTGCTTAGAACAATCATTGACAACAGTCATGGTTGTGTCAAGCCGGGAGAGATGCTCCTGGTACTCGGGCgaccaggagcaggctgCACTTCCCTACTGAAGATCCTAGCGAACCGGAGATTGGGATACGCCCAGGTTACTGGCGAGGTAAGGTATGGATCAATGACTGCCGACGAAGCAAAGCCATACAGAGGGCAGATCGTCATGAAcaccgaggaagaactgTTTTTTCCCACCCTGACAGTGCAGCAAACCATCGACTTTGCAACCCGTATGAAGGTACCACACCATCTCCACTCTAATTCCACCAAGGCGAGGTTCCAACAGTTCAATCGCGATTTTCTCCTGCGCTCCATGGGCATCGAACACACTCGCGACACCAAGGTTGGAAACGAGTTTGTTCGTGGTATCTCGGGAGGCGAGCGGAAGCGTGTTTCCATCATTGAGACCATGGCAACAAGGGGATCTGTGTTCTGCTGGGATAATTCTACCAGGGGTCTCGATGCCTCGACAGCCATGGAGTACATACGATGCATGAGAGCAATGACTGAAGTCCTCGGCTTGAGCTCTATCGTGACACTTTACCAAGCGGGCAACGGCATTTACGACCTCTTCGACAAGGTTCTCATCCTGGATGAAGGAAAGCAGACCTTCTACGGCCCATTGCATCAAGCAAAGCCTTttatggaggagctgggctTTCTTTACTCCGATGGAGCAAACATCGCCGATTACCTGACCAGCGTCACTGTTCCTACCGAGCGACGGGTTAAACCCGACATGGAGAGTCGCTATCCTCGAAACGCCGAAGAACTTCGCTCGTATTATGAAGCAACGCAACTGAAGCGTAAAATGGCATTGGAATACAACTATCCAATCTCAGCAGAGGCTGCCGAGGCGACGAAAAACTTTCAAGAAGCCGTTCACTCCGAAAAAAGCCCTGCCCTTTCCAGGAGATCGCCGCTCACTGTCAGCTTCTCTACGCAAGTCAAATCGGCAGTGATCAGACAGTATCAGCTGCTGTGGGGTGATAAAGTCACATTTCTCATCCCTCAGGGTTTGAACTTCGTCCAAGCTCTCATTACCGGTTCTTTATTCTACAATGCTCCCAAAAACTCTTCGGGGCTGCCCTTCAAAAGCGGgtctctcttcttcgccatatTGTTGAATTCGCTGCTCTCCATGAGCGAGGTGACCAACTCCTTTGCAGCACGTCCCGTTTTAGCAAAGCACCGTGGCTTCGCTCTCAACCATCCTGCCGCCTTTTGCTTCGCTCAGATCGCTGCCGATGTACCACTTATCCTCACGCAGGTCACGCTGTTCGCTCTGCCAGTCTACTGGATGACTGGTCTCAAGGCTACAGGTGAAGCTTTCATGATTTATTGGATCACCACAATCTCCGTGACAATGTGTATGACGGCCCTGTTTCGCGCCATAGGCGCCGCCTTCTCGAGCTTTGATGCCGCCTCCAAAGTATCCGGTTTCCTAATGTCGGCACTCATCATGTATACAGGCTTCTTGCTTCCGAAACCCAGCATGCATCCATGGTTTTCCTGGATATTCTGGATCAATCCATTGGCTTACGGCTACGAGGCGATCCTTAGCAACGAGTTTCACGGGCAGCTAATACCTTGTGTCAACAACAATTTGGTTCCGAACGGCCCTGGCTACACCAATTCAGAATTCCAGGCGTGCACAGGAATTCGCGGTGTCCCCGCGGGTGCTTCTGTCATCACTGGCGATCAGTACCTGCAAGGGCTGTCATATAGCCATGCTCACGTCTGGCGCAACTTCGGCATCATGTGGGCGTGGTGGGTCTTATTCGTCATTCTGACTGTCTACTTCACAAGCAACTGGAGCCAAGTGTCTGGAAACAGTGGCTACTTGGTCATTCCTCgtgaaaaggcaaagaagacgaagcatCTCACAATGGACGAGGAAGCTCAGCCTGGACTTGACTTGCACGACTCGAGCCATCGAGGTGGAACTTCTCCCatcgatgatgagaagggaaGCCATACAAATAGTTCCTCTAAAGTCGATGCTCAGCTTATACGCAACACATCCATCTTTACGTGGAAGGGTCTCTCGTATACCGTGAAGACACCATCAGGCGATCGCGTCCTCCTAGACAATGTTCAGGGTTGGGTCAAGCCCGGCATGCTCGGCGCCTTGATGGGTTCTTCAGGAGCAGGCAAGACAACTCTGTTAGATGTGCTTGCCCAGCGTAAGACAGAAGGTACAATTAGGGGAAGCATCTTGGTTGATGGGAGAGACCTCCCCGTCTCCTTCCAGCGCTCTGCAGGGTACTGTGAGCAACTCGACGTCCACGAGCCACTTTCCACCGTTCGAGAGGCCTTGGAGTTTTCGGCTTTGTTGAGACAGAGCAGAGACACGCCAGTAGTACAAAAGTTGAAGTATGTCGACACTATTATCGATCTTTTGGAAATGCACGACATTGAGAATACTCTTATTGGCAcaactgctgctggcctCTCAGTGGAGCAACGCAAGCGGCTTACTATCGGCGTTGAGCTTGTTTCTAAGCCCAGCATCTTGATTTTCCTCGATGAGCCCTCCAGTGGATTGGATGGACAGGCTGCGTTCAACATTGTTCGTTTTCTTCGGAAACTTGCAGACGTCGGACAGGCTGTCCTTGTCACCATCCATCAGCCCTCAGCTTCCCTGTTTGCTCAGTTCGACACACTACTTCTGTTAGCCAAGGGTGGCAAAACT GTATACTTTGGTGATATTGGTCATAACGGCGCAACTGTCAAGGAGTACTTCGGCCGTAATGGAGCTCCTTGCCCTCAGAATACCAACCCGGCTGAGCACATGATTGATGTCGTCTCCGGAAGTCTCAGCGTAGGGAAGGACTGGAATGAAGTCTGGCTCACCAGCCCAGAGTACACTGCGATGACCCAGGAGCTTGACCGTATTATCATGGAGGCCGCATCGAAACCCCCGGGCACCCTTGACGACGGTCACGAATTCGCAACGCCTATCTGGACGCAATTAAAGCTCGTCACGAACCGGAACAATGCTTCACTCTGGCGTAACACGGATTACATCAACAACAAATTCATGCTTCACGTCATCTCAGGCCTCTTAAAtggcttttctttttggaaACTAGGCAACTCAGTCGCCGATCTACAGATGCGCCTTTTCACCATCTTTaacttcatcttcgtcgcaCCAGGAGTCATGGCCCAGCTACAGCCCCTCTTCTTGGAACGGCGCGACATCTATGAGGCtcgtgagaagaagagtaaGATGTACCACTGGTCTGCCTTCGCCACGGGCCTGGTAGTCTCAGAGCTTCCCTACCTTGTCCTCTGCGCAGTTCTGTACTACGTGACCTGGTACTACACCGTCGGCTTCCCCAGTGGCAGCGACAAAGCCGGCGCCGTTTTCTTCGTCATGCTCATGTACGAGTTTATCTACACGGGAATCGGCCAAGCTATCGCGGTATATGCGCCTAACGCTGTCTTTGCTATTCTGGTCAATCCACTTGTTATTGGAATCTTGGTGTTTTTTTGTGGCGTCTACGTTCCCTATTCACAAATCCATGAGGTCTGGCGATACTGGCTCTACTACCTGAACCCTTTCAACTACCTCATGGGTTCCATGCTTGTCTTCACAACGTTCGATGCGCCAGTTCACTGCGAAAGGAGCGAACTTGCTGTCTTCAATACGCCGGACGGCCAGACTTGTGGAGAGTACCTCGCCGATTACATGCAGGGTCTTGGATCGAGAACCAACCTACTCAATCCAAACGATACGCAAGACTGCAAGGTCTGTCAATACCGGACAGGAAGCGACTATCTCTACACCATAAACCTGAAGGACTACTTTTACGGTTGGAGGGATGCCGCAATCGTGGCGCTATTTGCCGTTTCAAGTTATGCGTGCGTATATGCACTTATGTGA